The Candidatus Acidiferrales bacterium genome window below encodes:
- a CDS encoding gamma-glutamylcyclotransferase family protein: MPAPAAWYFAYASNMSKKQMSSRAEILEEHAARLENYELVFNKKARGGVATANVRQAAGEFVLGVLYRITESSFRNLDRFEGVPEHYRRIEVNVTYGEGKSAAAQVYIATKVDKGLRPAPHYLQTILEGAAEHNFPAEYVEKVKAAAQSG; this comes from the coding sequence ATGCCCGCACCAGCAGCCTGGTATTTCGCTTACGCCAGTAACATGAGCAAGAAGCAGATGAGCTCGCGCGCAGAGATTCTGGAGGAGCACGCAGCGCGGCTGGAGAATTACGAGCTTGTGTTCAATAAGAAGGCTCGCGGCGGTGTTGCGACAGCGAACGTTCGCCAGGCAGCGGGGGAATTTGTTCTTGGCGTGCTTTACCGGATCACGGAGTCGTCGTTTCGAAACCTGGACCGATTCGAGGGTGTGCCCGAGCATTACCGGCGGATTGAAGTGAACGTCACTTACGGAGAAGGCAAAAGCGCAGCCGCGCAGGTTTACATTGCGACGAAGGTGGACAAGGGGCTGCGGCCCGCGCCGCATTATTTACAGACGATTTTGGAAGGCGCGGCGGAGCACAATTTTCCAGCCGAGTACGTCGAGAAAGTCAAGGCGGCGGCGCAAAGCGGATAG
- a CDS encoding glucose 1-dehydrogenase, which produces MLLIDRIAIITGGGRGIGRAIARRFAAAGAKVAVVARTQKEIETVAGELRSAGYSAVAISADVSQESGAQKIVAETLKHFGRIDILVNNAGVLGSVKAIEEVDPAEWDAVIAANLRGPFLLSRLVLPEMYHQKSGAIINMSSVAGKAAFRWNAPYAASKTGLLGLTRTLAAEAAANGVRVNAICPGPVEETEMLQKLGKGLSERLQTSSEKVSQQLALGILQGRAQRVEEIAAAALFLASDAASAITGQTLNVDGGMSFY; this is translated from the coding sequence ATGCTTTTGATCGATAGGATTGCCATCATCACTGGCGGTGGCCGTGGAATTGGGCGTGCCATCGCCCGGCGTTTTGCTGCCGCCGGCGCTAAGGTCGCCGTCGTCGCGCGCACCCAAAAAGAAATTGAAACTGTCGCGGGGGAACTGAGATCCGCGGGATATTCCGCCGTGGCCATTTCCGCCGACGTCTCGCAAGAGTCCGGCGCTCAAAAAATCGTTGCAGAGACGCTCAAGCATTTTGGCCGTATCGACATTCTCGTCAACAACGCCGGCGTGCTCGGCTCGGTCAAGGCCATCGAAGAAGTCGATCCGGCGGAATGGGATGCAGTCATTGCCGCAAACCTGCGCGGGCCTTTCCTGCTTTCGCGCCTCGTATTGCCGGAGATGTACCATCAAAAATCCGGAGCCATCATCAACATGTCCAGCGTCGCGGGTAAAGCCGCCTTTCGCTGGAATGCTCCGTATGCCGCTTCCAAGACAGGTCTGCTCGGCCTCACTCGAACGCTCGCCGCAGAAGCAGCGGCAAACGGGGTTCGCGTCAATGCGATCTGTCCTGGGCCTGTGGAGGAAACGGAAATGTTGCAAAAATTGGGCAAGGGGCTGAGCGAACGCTTGCAAACGAGTTCAGAGAAAGTCTCTCAGCAACTCGCTCTGGGAATACTTCAAGGCCGCGCCCAGAGGGTCGAGGAAATCGCAGCAGCCGCGCTTTTTCTCGCGTCGGACGCAGCGAGCGCGATTACGGGGCAGACTCTGAATGTGGATGGCGGAATGTCTTTTTACTGA
- a CDS encoding acyl-CoA dehydrogenase family protein, protein MATTTVSQSLTRGGGFLISTCKPEDIFTPADLTGDQRLIGQTAEEFVAKEVLPLVPELEQHKEGLMAQVLKKAGEVGLLGGGIPEEYGGAGLDKVSSTLLSEKLAAYASFAVTHGGHAGIGTVPIVYFGTDEQKKKYLPRIATGEIISCYCLSEPQAGSDALAARTRATLSPDGKNWILNGQKMWITNGGFADLYVVFAKVDGEKFSCFLVERGLPGFSIGAEEKKMGIKGSSTVALFFENCPVPKENLLHEIGRGHIVAFNTLNAGRFSLGAYCVGGAKKVLEAASKYAKERTAFGKQLAQFGLIDAKLAEMAIRIYAVESMIYRSAGLIDAAIEAAPEGTTKTEQGMKMLEEYAIESSISKIYGSEVVDYCVDEAVQIFGGYGFHEDYPVARSYRDSRVNRIFEGTNEINRMLIIQMLMKRATGGVLPLIPAAMKLADEVLAGPSFDEGSGGPFAAEEKAITNGKKIFLQAAGAAVQRFREQLSERQEIVACLANVVMEIYAMESSLRRAQKAANRQSSDAAALMGDATRAFISDAADRIEREARTALAATLEGDALRTQIAVLRRFAKRDPIDTIALRRRVAAAVLAGDKYPFEGR, encoded by the coding sequence ATGGCGACAACGACGGTTTCGCAAAGTCTCACGCGCGGCGGCGGATTTTTAATCTCCACCTGTAAACCCGAAGACATTTTCACACCGGCGGATTTGACGGGCGATCAACGATTGATCGGACAGACGGCCGAAGAGTTTGTCGCCAAGGAAGTTCTCCCGCTCGTCCCTGAGCTGGAACAGCACAAAGAAGGCTTGATGGCGCAAGTGCTCAAGAAGGCGGGCGAAGTCGGTTTGCTCGGCGGCGGGATTCCGGAAGAGTACGGCGGAGCGGGGCTGGACAAAGTTTCCTCGACGTTGCTTTCGGAAAAACTCGCTGCGTATGCGTCTTTTGCGGTGACACATGGCGGGCACGCGGGCATTGGCACGGTTCCCATCGTTTATTTCGGAACGGATGAGCAGAAGAAAAAATATCTTCCGCGAATTGCGACTGGCGAAATTATTTCCTGCTACTGCTTGTCCGAACCACAGGCAGGCTCGGATGCGCTGGCGGCACGAACGCGCGCGACGCTCTCGCCGGACGGCAAGAATTGGATTCTGAACGGCCAGAAAATGTGGATCACGAACGGCGGTTTTGCGGATTTGTACGTCGTGTTTGCCAAGGTAGATGGCGAAAAGTTTTCTTGTTTTCTCGTGGAGCGCGGGTTGCCGGGATTTTCCATTGGCGCAGAAGAGAAAAAGATGGGAATCAAGGGCAGCTCGACGGTGGCGCTCTTCTTTGAAAACTGCCCCGTGCCAAAGGAAAACCTGCTGCACGAAATTGGGCGCGGGCACATCGTCGCATTCAACACGCTGAATGCTGGACGATTCAGCCTCGGTGCGTATTGCGTCGGCGGCGCGAAGAAAGTGTTGGAAGCAGCGTCGAAGTACGCGAAGGAGCGCACAGCGTTCGGCAAGCAACTCGCGCAATTCGGACTGATCGACGCAAAACTCGCGGAGATGGCGATTCGCATTTATGCGGTCGAGTCGATGATTTACCGCTCTGCAGGATTGATCGACGCAGCCATCGAAGCGGCTCCGGAAGGCACGACGAAAACCGAGCAGGGCATGAAGATGCTCGAGGAATACGCCATCGAAAGCTCCATCAGCAAAATCTATGGCAGCGAAGTGGTCGACTATTGCGTCGATGAAGCGGTGCAGATTTTTGGCGGCTATGGATTTCACGAGGACTATCCTGTGGCGCGTTCGTATCGAGACAGCCGCGTGAACCGCATCTTCGAGGGAACGAACGAAATCAACCGCATGCTCATCATTCAGATGCTGATGAAGCGCGCAACCGGCGGAGTGTTGCCGCTGATTCCTGCGGCGATGAAGCTGGCCGATGAGGTACTGGCCGGGCCGTCATTCGATGAAGGTTCCGGGGGACCTTTTGCTGCGGAGGAAAAGGCGATCACGAACGGGAAGAAGATTTTCCTGCAGGCCGCGGGCGCGGCGGTACAGCGTTTCCGCGAGCAGCTTTCGGAGCGGCAGGAAATCGTTGCGTGCCTCGCCAATGTAGTGATGGAAATCTACGCTATGGAATCCAGCTTGCGACGCGCACAGAAAGCAGCGAATCGCCAGAGCAGCGACGCGGCCGCGCTGATGGGCGACGCGACGCGCGCGTTTATATCCGATGCGGCGGATCGCATCGAACGCGAAGCGCGCACGGCCCTGGCAGCGACGCTCGAGGGTGACGCGCTGCGGACGCAAATCGCCGTGCTGCGACGCTTCGCGAAGCGCGACCCCATCGACACGATTGCCCTTCGCAGGCGTGTTGCTGCTGCGGTTCTCGCGGGCGACAAGTATCCATTCGAGGGCCGTTGA